One Fusarium musae strain F31 chromosome 6, whole genome shotgun sequence DNA segment encodes these proteins:
- a CDS encoding hypothetical protein (EggNog:ENOG41), whose product MAEQVPTEPNSAAHPTIPTQTTIPSRGPKPKPTFPVADPPTEWSTYRMDKKIEWLNTHGLKSDNTINLGDCYRCGVKLRQMLSVVVKPIFDIRMQINAHYPHTQVQEDVEVFITALNDGVNDLSDFIYRNVYELLQNGQFRDEAQAITPVPVPELLTISEYDFPQPIETDKPLHTEPFCVLVEILDLLVDRWPWLNDPKPGKQVSWEHLIQEVIITGQGFFTEYGDLENGNETGDDEILSHAMSGGLHLGLGRGDNNENKMY is encoded by the exons ATGGCCGAGCAGGTTCCCACTGAGCCAAACAGTGCCGCTCACCCTACTATTCCCACGCAAACGACGATCCCGTCCCGAGgaccaaaaccaaaaccaacGTTTCCTGTCGCAGATCCACCGACAGAATGGTCAACCTATCGCATggacaagaagattgagtgGCTGAACACTCACGGCCTCAAAAGTGACAACACAATAAACCTAGGAGATTGCTATCGTTGCGGCGTCAAACTGCGCCAAATGCTCTCTGTTGTAGTCAAACCGATATTTGACATCAGAATGCAGATCAATGCCCACTATCCACATACTCAAGTGCAGGAAGATGTCGAAGTCTTTATCACGGCATTGAATGATGGAGTGAATGATCTATCGGACTTCATCTACCGAAATGTCTACGAGTTACTTCAAAATGGCCAGTTCCGGGATGAAGCACAAGCGATAACTCCCGTACCCGTTCCTGAGCTACTGACCATCAGTGAATATGACTTCCCGCAACCAATTGAAACCGATAAACCACTTCATACCGAA CCATTCTGCGTATTAGTCGAGATCCTGGACCTTCTCGTCGACAGATGGCCATGGTTGAATGACCCTAAACCAGGCAAGCAAGTTTCATGGGAACATCTCATACAAGAGGTCATAATAACCGGCCAGGGATTCTTCACTGAATATGGGGATTTAGAAAACGGCAACGAaactggtgatgatgagatattGTCTCACGCAATGAGTGGTGGTCTACACCTCGGACTTGGTCGTGGAGACAACAATGAGAACAAGATGTACTGA
- a CDS encoding hypothetical protein (EggNog:ENOG41), whose amino-acid sequence MADNSPQDPAATAATQPEGHLEVDDNLDANDSLYHSTYENGRRYHAFREGTYPVPNDEDEQDRMDLVHHVYSILLDGKLHLAPIDDKLQRVLDLGTGTGIWAIDFAENPPNCTFEVDDYEDEWLYRTPFDFIHARELEACVGDEDLMLQRAFQHIRSNGYVELQGVNARFESDDGTLDKAPHAKSWMKHLIEACAKFGKPVDCADKWKDRLIKAGFVDVQQEVRKLPIGPWPKNPRLKELGRYQAIQESKVIDSYTPKLFEYALGWSTDEIQVLMAKVKNELRDPAIHLYLPVYFVWGRKP is encoded by the exons ATGGCTGATAACTCTCCGCAAGACCCTGCCGCGACGGCTGCCACTCAGCCAGAGGGCCACTTGGAAGTCGAT GATAACTTGGATGCCAACGATTCGCTTTATCATTCGAC ATACGAA AATGGACGTCGATATCATGCATTCCGAGAAGGCACTTATCCCGTG CccaacgacgaagatgaacaAGATCGTATGGACCTCGTTCATCACGTATACAGTATCCTTCTCGACGGAAAGCTCCACCTTGCCCCAATTGACGACAAACTTCAACGCGTACTCGATCTCGGCACAGGGACTGGCATCTGGGCGATAGATTTCGCAGA GAACCCACCAAACTGCACCTTTGAAGTAGATGACTACGAGGACGAGTGGCTCTACCGCACACCATTCGACTTTATCCATGCCCGCGAGTTGGAAGCATGTGTAGGCGACGAGGATCTCATGCTACAGCGAGCTTTCCAACATATACGCTCAAACGGCTATGTCGAGTTACAGGGCGTAAACGCACGCTTTGAGTCTGATGATGGAACACTCGATAAGGCACCTCATGCCAAATCGTGGATGAAGCACCTCATCGAGGCTTGTGCCAAGTTTGGCAAGCCTGTTGACTGCGCGGATAAATGGAAGGATAGGTTGATTAAAGCAGGGTTTGTGGATGTTCAGCAAGAAGTCCGAAAG TTGCCTATCGGACCTTGGCCGAAGAACCCGAGGCTTAAGGAACTGGGCAGGTATCAGGCTATCCAAGAGTCAAAGGTCATCGACTCCTATACGCCCAAACTGTTTGAGTACGCGCTTGGTTGGAGTACAGACGAGATTCAGGTGTTGATGGCAAAGGTTAAGAATGAGCTACGGGACCCGGCTATTCACTTGTATCTCCCTGTTTATTTTGTTTGGGGTAGGAAACCTTAG
- a CDS encoding hypothetical protein (EggNog:ENOG41): protein MAPQGVEGFLESLKEPVLRYHNSDALSDVIVTCDGQEFKAHRVILSAHSKCFAKALNGDWKESSERRIDIKDFDPSIVEAMLRFVYSFEYTNTYVTSSMVFDAQMWQIADKYDIPALMAESKKKFEIAVATGWSMDDFPTAVAIVYESALPGLRDIAVVAASKNIEKLLDKDGFSELMRTTPHFTADLIPFLVADRWDL, encoded by the exons ATGGCGCCCCAGGGAGTAGAAGGCTTCCTCGAATCTCTCAAAGA ACCTGTGCTTAGATACCACAACAGTGATGCGCTCTCGGACGTTATCGTTACTTGCGACGGCCAAGAGTTCAAGGCTCACCGGGTCATCTTGTCTGCCCATTCAAAGTGCTTCGCCAAGGCGCTGAATGGCGACTGGAAG gAGAGTTCCGAGAGAAGGATCGACATCAAAGATTTCGACCCAAGTATCGTTGAGGCAATGCTACGATTCGTTTATTCGTTCGAGTACACCAACACATACGTTACTTCCTCTATGGTGTTTGATGCCCAGATGTGGCAGATTGCCGACAAGTACGACATTCCTGCCCTTATGGCAGagtcaaagaagaaattcGAAATCGCTGTGGCCACTGGATGGAGTATGGATGACTTTCCAACGGCTGTTGCTATTGTCTACGAATCGGCTCTCCCAGGACTTCGTGATATTGCAGTGGTGGCTGCTAGCAAGAACATTGAAAAGTTGTTGGATAAAGATGGGTTTTCTGAACTCATGAGAACGACGCCGCATTTTACAGCGGATCTTATCCCGTTTCTTGTGGCAGACCGCTGGGATCTATGA
- a CDS encoding hypothetical protein (EggNog:ENOG41): MSTPANDSADEERQNVEYAESTSWLAKVHPYFKNPAHVLVLKLDCLLLVWAFIAGLFKDMDQSATTAAYVSGMKEDLKLYGNELVEFTTYFSIGYALFIVPSQLIQTRVRPSLFLPLCEIIWGLFTLFTYRAPNAKTVFALRFFLGVFESTSWPGIVNLIFNWYRPEELGKRLAIFGVSGVAGNMFLGIVQAALYRNLNGVSGLAGWQWLFIIGGIMTIFWGLVGLVIIPDSPAITRALWLSESERELCRLRMSDSGVKTSRIIPFRTLVQKMKLLVLSPLSYLFLAGYLQFAWSQRANAYFLLFLKGLQNADGTPRYSVYTVNLIPLGGYAISIVCNIGLNALSDWKAWRWQVSVGAATLQLIATSVLSGWPDSWKTIMAFYFLTFATAAWGYALLAWLAEILRKEPEVRSILVAIAVTLVYAGHASIPLRAWRVSDSPRYPVGFPLAAAFSVGSIVAIMGMWFYIRKYPDIVTWGLDPEGAQVHDEEESIPRDDDQKTPVERSDRV, encoded by the exons ATGTCGACCCCGGCTAATGATTCTGCGGATGAGGAGAGGCAGAATGTCGAGTATGCAGAGTCGACGTCGTGGTTGGCCAAGGTCCATCCTTATTTCAAGAATCCGGCTCATGTTCTGGTGCTCAAGCTTGACTGCTTGTTGCTGGTATGGGCGTTCATCGCTGGCCTTTTCAAG GATATGGATCAATCTGCGACTACAGCTGCATATGTCTCAGGAATGAAAGAAGATCTCAAACTATACGGTAATGAATTGGTGGAGTTCACGACATATTTCTCCATCGGTTACGCTCTCTTTATCGTTCCATCACAACTCATCCAAACCCGCGTTCGACCATCTCTCTTCCTACCACTATGCGAAATCATCTGGGGTTTATTCACACTCTTCACCTACAGGGCTCCAAATGCAAAGACCGTCTTTGCACTGAGATTCTTCCTCGGAGTTTTTGAGTCCACGTCATGGCCTGGTATCGTGAACTTGATCTTCAATTG GTACCGTCCTGAGGAGTTGGGAAAGCGACTGGCGATCTTTGGCGTCAGTGGCGTCGCGGGAAACATGTTTCTCGGCATTGTTCAAGCCGCCCTCTACCGAAACCTCAACGGCGTGTCTGGTCTTGCTGGTTGGcaatggctcttcatcatcggcggtATAATGACTATTTTCTGGGGTCTCGTCGGTCTTGTCATCATTCCAGACTCACCTGCTATCACTCGAGCTCTTTGGCTCTCGGAATCCGAGAGAGAGCTGTGTCGACTTCGAATGAGTGACAGCGGCGTCAAAACCTCCAGAATCATCCCCTTCAGGACTCTAGTTCAAAAAATGAAACTCCTCGTCCTTAGTCCCCTATCTTATCTGTTTCTTGCAGGCTATCTACAATTCGCCTGGAGCCAGCGCGCAAACGCCtactttcttctcttcctcaaagGTCTCCAAAATGCCGACGGAACACCCCGCTACTCAGTCTATACCGTCAACCTTATCCCACTTGGTGGCTACGCTATAAGCATAGTCTGCAACATTGGCCTCAACGCACTCAGTGATTGGAAGGCCTGGCGCTGGCAAGTCAGTGTTGGCGCCGCTACTTTACAGCTCATCGCAACCTCAGTTCTCTCCGGCTGGCCCGATTCGTGGAAGACCATCATGGCTTTCTATTTTCTCACTTTTGCTACGGCTGCTTGGGGCTATGCTCTTCTTGCGTGGTTGGCGGAGATATTGAGGAAAGAGCCGGAGGTGAGATCTATCTTGGTGGCTATCGCTGTTACGCTTGTTTATGCTGGACATGCTTCTATCCCACTTCGGGCTTGGCGGGTTAGTGATTCACCTAGATATCCGGTTGGGTTCCCGCTGGCTGCTGCATTTAGTGTTGGGAGTATTGTGGCTATTATGGGGATGTGGTTTTACATACGGAAATACCCTGATATAGTTACTTGGGGACTGGATCCTGAAGGTGCTCAGGTgcatgacgaggaggagagcaTCCCAAGAGATGATGACCAGAAGACACCTGTCGAGAGAAGTGACCGAGTGTAG
- a CDS encoding hypothetical protein (EggNog:ENOG41~CAZy:GH75) — translation MHSYSLLTTLALGTAACAYQLPQNLKSIYDNHKAGSCSNRLSDRFPEGARYCGDISGAIYLKGSDGNYDNMDIDCDGANNHAGACSNDPSGQGETAFKDTVNQYGIPDLDANVHPYVVFGNDGASPSFDPTQHGIKPLSVMAVHYGIWGDTNGGTSTGEASISLAELCFPNQGLNGDNGHGEKDVLYIAFKGDGAVPGKTGADWKASNRADFSKSIKALGDKLVASLQG, via the exons ATGCATTCTTATTCGCTTCTCACCACCCTGGCGCTGGGCACAGCAGCTTGTGCTTACCAGCTCCCCCAAAATCTGAAATCGATCTACGATAACCACAAG GCTGGCTCATGCTCCAACCGCCTTTCTGACAGGTTCCCGGAGGGTGCTAGATACTGTGGCGATATCTCAGGAGCTATATACCTCAAGGGCTCTGACGGGAACTACGACAATATGGACATCGACTGTGATGGAGCGAATAATCATGCCGGTGCTTGCTCGAACGATCCATCCGGACAGGGCGAGACTGCGTTCAAGGACACTGTCAATCAGTACGGCATCCCAGACTTGGATGCCAATGTTCATCCCTACGTGGTTTTCGGCAACGATGGAGCATCACCATCTTTCGACCCTACGCAACATGGCATAAAGCCACTGAGTGTCATGGCTGTT CACTACGGTATCTGGGGAGATACCAACGGAGGTACCTCTACGGGCGAAGCCTCGATTTCCCTTGCTGAGCTTTGCTTCCCGAACCAGGGTCTCAATGGAGATAATGGACACGGTGAGAAGGATGTCCTGTATATTGCCTTCAAGGGTGACGGGGCTGTTCCTGGAAAGACTGGTGCTGATTGGAAGGCTTCAAACCGTGCTGATTTCTCGAAGAGCATAAAGGCTTTGGGAGACAAGCTGGTCGCTAGTCTACAGGGCTAA
- a CDS encoding hypothetical protein (EggNog:ENOG41~CAZy:GH5), producing the protein MHYSTLLPLILAGSASAWLPHEHDLAAFNQTARHEQLGKRFKPNLPSGWLVCEPWMQQDEWANVLKCGDSASEFDCMRDHYLGSNRETGNSRFEQHWKNWINPATVQSVHDVGLNTIRIPIGYWSYTDIVDKASEPFADGNRMLPYLDAVVQKAADLGIYVIIDLHGAPGGQQEDVFTGQNNKPAGFFNDYNFGRAQKWLAWMTNRIHTNSAYSTVGVIEVLNEPVSRHDANNRYPAPGEDPGLIQKYYPAALKAVRDTEASLKVPDNKKLHVQFMSSKWDSGNPRSVSSVANDPYTAFDDHNYIGFALGNNNGDQYQLMHSACTDSRLVNGQDFTFTGEWSMTSNADWHDKTFFNKFFTAQQQLYEKPGMAGWIYWTWKTETNDPRWTYSYATSLNYIPTDAAGLEKNVYQDVCSGYR; encoded by the exons ATGCATTACTCTACCCTTCTTCCCTTGATCCTCGCTGGCTCAGCCTCAGCATGGCTTCCCCATGAGCACGACCTAGCTGCCTTCAACCAGACTGCTCGCCACGAACAGCTCGGGAAACGCTTCAAACCAAACTTGCCCAGCG GCTGGCTTGTCTGCGAGCCCTGGATGCAGCAAGATGAATGGGCAAACGTCCTCAAGTGCGGCGACTCTGCATCCGAGTTCGACTGCATGCGCGATCACTATCTAGGATCTAACCGCGAAACTGGCAACAGTCGCTTTGAGCAGCATTGGAAGAACTGGATCAACCCCGCAACTGTGCAGTCAGTCCATGACGTAGgactcaacaccatccgaATTCCCATCGGATACTGGTCCTACACTGATATCGTCGACAAAGCAAGCGAGCCTTTCGCTGATGGCAACCGCATGCTGCCTTACCTCGATGCTGTGGTCCAAAAGGCTGCTGATCTTGGTATCTATGTCATTATTGATCTTCATGGTGCTCCTGGAGGTCAGCAGGAAGATGTCTTCACTGGCCAGAACAACAAACCAGCTGGCTTCTTCAATGACTACAATTTTGGTCGTGCGCAGAAGTGGCTTGCTTGGATGACGAACCGCATTCACACCAACTCTGCCTACTCAACCGTTGGTGTGATCGAGGTCCTCAACGAGCCTGTGTCTCGCCATGATGCGAATAACCGCTATCCTGCCCCCGGCGAGGACCCTGGCTTGATCCAAAAGTACTATCCCGCAGCTCTCAAAGCCGTCCGTGACACCGAAGCTTCTCTCAAAGTCCCCGACAACAAGAAGCTTCACGTACAGTTCATGTCCAGCAAATGGGACTCCGGAAACCCCCGCTCCGTATCCTCCGTAGCCAACGATCCCTACACTGCTTTCGACGACCACAACTACATCGGTTTTGCTCTGGGCAACAACAATGGCGATCAATACCAGCTCATGCACAGCGCTTGCACCGACTCTCGCCTCGTTAACGGCCAGGACTTTACTTTCACTGGTGAATGGAGTATGACTTCTAACGCTGATTGGCATGATAAGACTTTCTTTAACAAGTTCTTTACggctcagcagcagctgtATGAGAAGCCTGGTATGGCGGGGTGGATTTACTGGACTTGGAAGACGGAGACGAATGATCCGAGATGGACGTATTCTTATGCGACGTCTCTGAATTACATTCCTACTGACGCTGCTGGTCTGGAGAAGAATGTCTATCAAGACGTTTGTTCTGGTTATCGATAG
- the ACU8 gene encoding Acetyl-CoA hydrolase (EggNog:ENOG41) — protein sequence MASPVASAALKARVRNPAMLKKLARPEDLMHHFPNGSYIGWSGFTAVGYPKKVPAAMADYVEQNNLQSKMKYSLFVGASAGSETENRWAALDMINRRSPHQVGKDIAKGINSGRINFFDKHLSMFPSDLVYGFYTKDRSNSNLDVTVVEATDILEDGSFVPGASVGATPELIQMADKIIIEVNTAIPSFKGLHDITFTDVPPHRTPYNITAVEDRIGSPSVKVDPSKVVAIVESDYWDATGPNADADESSRRIAGHLIEFFEHEVAQGRMPANLLPLQSGIGNVANAIVGGLNESKFKNLKVWTEVIQDTFLDLFDSGKLDYATATSIRFSPDGFKRFYDNWDAYADKILLRSQAVSNAPEIIKRLGVIGMNTPVEVDIFAHANSTCVSGTRMLNGLGGSADFLRNSKYSIMHTPSSRPSKTDPHGVSCIVPMVTHVDQTEHDLDVIVTEQGLADVRGLSPRERARVIINKCAHPKYQPILSHYFDKAESEGLKKGMGHEPHLLFNAFDLHKALAEEGSMLKVKPW from the exons atggcttcacCTGTTGCTTCTGCCGCCCTCAAGGCGCGCGTTCGCAATCCCGCtatgctcaagaagcttgcgcGACCTGAGGATCTGATGCACCACTTTCCCAATGGCTCTTATATCGGCTGGTCTGGCTTTACAGCTGTTGGATACCCCAA GAAGGTTCCCGCTGCTATGGCCGACTACGTCGAGCAGAACAACCTCCAGAGCAAGATGAAGTACTCCCTGTTCGTCGGTGCCTCGGCCGGTTCCGAGACGGAGAACCGATGGGCTGCTCTCGACATGATCAACCGACGAAGCCCTCACCAGGTCGGCAAGGACATCGCCAAGGGAATCAACTCTGGACGAATCAACTTCTTCGACAAGCATTTGTCCATGTTCCCCTCTGATCTCGTCTAT GGCTTCTACACCAAGGATCGATCAAACAGCAACCTTGATGTCACCGTCGTGGAAGCGACAGACATTCTCGAGGATGGCAGCTTTGTTCCCGGTGCCTCTGTTGGTGCTACTCCCGAGTTGATCCAGATGGCTGACAAG ATCATCATCGAGGTCAACACCGCCATCCCCTCTTTCAAGGGTCTCCACGACATTACCTTCACCGACGTCCCTCCCCACCGCACTCCCTACAACATCACCGCTGTCGAGGACCGCATTGGTTCCCCCTCAGTCAAGGTCGACCCCTCCAAGGTCGTCGCTATCGTCGAGTCCGATTACTGGGATGCCACCGGCCCCAACGCTGATGCCGACGAGTCATCTCGCCGGATCGCCGGCCACCTGATTGAGTTCTTCGAGCACGAGGTTGCCCAGGGCCGCATGCCCGCCAACCTTCTGCCTCTCCAGTCCGGTATCGGCAACGTCGCCAACGCTATTGTCGGCGGTCTCAACGAGTCCAAattcaagaacctcaaggtcTGGACAGAGGTCATCCAGGATACTttcctcgatctcttcgacTCTGGAAAGCTCGACTACGCTACTGCCACCTCAATCCGCTTCTCTCCCGATGGTTTCAAGCGCTTCTACGATAACTGGGATGCCTACGCCGACAAGATCCTCCTCCGAAGTCAGGCTGTCTCCAACGCTCCCGAGATCATCAAGCGTCTGGGTGTTATCGGCATGAACACCCCCGTCGAGGTCGACATCTTCGCCCACGCCAACTCCACCTGCGTTAGCGGAACACGCATGCTCAACGGTCTCGGCGGTTCAGCCGATTTCCTCCGCAACTCCAAGTACTCCATCATGCACACACCATCCAGCCGACCCTCCAAGACTGATCCCCACGGTGTGTCCTGCATCGTCCCCATGGTCACCCACGTAGACCAGACCGAGCACGATCTTGACGTTATCGTCACTGAGCAAGGTCTTGCCGACGTTCGCGGTCTCTCACCCCGTGAGCGCGCCcgtgtcatcatcaacaagtgCGCGCACCCCAAGTACCAGCCCATCCTGAGCCACTACTTCGACAAGGCTGAGTCGGAGGGTCTGAAGAAGGGTATGGGACATGAGCCTCACCTTCTCTTCAACGCTTTCGACCTGCACAAGGCTCTGGCTGAGGAGGGTAGCAtgctcaaggtcaagcctTGGTAA
- a CDS encoding hypothetical protein (EggNog:ENOG41), whose protein sequence is MSMMIGWCLHRYETDNSIPSQKYWNAVDEERAARLQVWGLPAFALLVLLGQPFGNSRRVDFRAIYQWTEDEKRRLELTHWLGGVQGFGCGQQWGPSQAGAFNSLASGIHTHYRSAVNPFQAEAFHSVGSNTGALYRSTEAPYRIQENALGPFGVTYVSGGIEDEDFEPAFQGSPPQEERSRRAGNGRKRPRDSEEDTEEEIQGLGVFDNCGHRKRSKRIREGSSSTDNSTKKMKKEMKKLKASVKEMLEETREQIREMREDIDSDSEASATSESSLEG, encoded by the coding sequence ATGTCAATGATGATAGGCTGGTGCTTACATCGTTACGAGACCGACAATTCTATTCCGTCGCAAAAGTATTGGAATGCTGTGGATGAGGAAAGGGCTGCGAGGCTACAAGTCTGGGGACTACCAGCATTTGCCCTTTTAGTTCTACTGGGCCAGCCGTTCGGAAACAGTCGACGCGTGGATTTCAGAGCGATTTACCAATGGACGGAGGATGAAAAGAGGAGATTGGAATTGACACATTGGCTGGGGGGTGTACAAGGCTTTGGATGTGGGCAGCAATGGGGCCCATCCCAAGCAGGGGCATTCAACAGTCTTGCAAGCGGGATCCACACTCATTATAGGAGTGCTGTGAATCCATTCCAAGCAGAGGCATTCCACAGTGTTGGAAGTAATACCGGGGCTCTGTATAGGAGTACTGAGGCTCCTTATAGGATACAGGAGAACGCATTGGGGCCCTTTGGGGTGACATACGTATCGGGAGgaattgaagatgaagactttGAGCCTGCGTTTCAGGGTAGTCCTCCTCAGGAGGAGAGATCCAGGCGGGCTGGTAACGGCAGAAAGAGGCCGCGCGATTCAGAGGAGGATACAGAGGAGGAGATACAAGGGCTAGGAGTCTTCGACAACTGTGGGCATAGGAAACGAAGTAAGCGTATCCGAGAGGGATCCAGCAGTACTGATAACagcaccaagaagatgaagaaggagatgaagaagctgaaagcCAGCGTCAAGGAGATGCTTGAGGAGACGCGCGAGCAGATACGTGAGATGCGGGAAGACATTGATTCAGACTCTGAGGCGTCGGCGACATCAGAGTCGTCTCTGGAGGGATAG
- a CDS encoding hypothetical protein (EggNog:ENOG41), whose protein sequence is MSTQQSPDEEARMVAKIYSTPFYKKVNDLARNTAGTVYDPRMGPPPPSPPLKEFCPIPPSSQTQRPDTPRPNETYIDNTLIPGQTVVNEKWDENLERVFGGIYSRRDWKDLADMTDKCWKHLRKQKNRNQRLDKWNLDEIELYGRLSIWGVHRDVIVALIGLPVNANWTPEEADHLEAAIINESKYIPVTQQEARANLEERQKELSPSPEM, encoded by the coding sequence ATGTCAACCCAACAATCCCCTGATGAGGAGGCCCGCATGGTCGCTAAGATCTACTCGACCCCCTTCTACAAGAAGGTCAATGATCTCGCACGCAATACCGCTGGTACTGTCTATGATCCCAGGATGGGTCCCCCCCCTCCATCCCCACCCCTCAAGGAATTTTGTCCTATTCCTCCAAGCTCTCAAACTCAACGACCAGACACCCCCCGCCCAAATGAAACCTACATTGACAATACACTCATCCCTGGCCAGACAGTTGTCAACGAGAAGTGGGATGAGAACCTGGAGCGCGTCTTCGGCGGTATATACAGTCGAAGGGACTGGAAGGACCTAGCAGACATGACGGACAAATGCTGGAAGCACCTCCGCAAGCAGAAAAACCGAAACCAGAGGCTCGATAAGTGGAATTTGGACGAGATTGAGCTCTACGGGAGACTCTCGATATGGGGCGTTCATCGAGATGTGATTGTAGCGCTTATAGGCTTGCCGGTGAATGCGAATTGGACTCCTGAGGAGGCTGATCACCTTGAGGCAGCTATTATTAACGAGTCGAAGTATATTCCTGTGACACAGCAGGAGGCTCGCGCCAATCTTGAGGAACGTCAGAAAGagctctctccctctccggAAATGTGA
- a CDS encoding hypothetical protein (EggNog:ENOG41), which yields MSTQHNYLEEEEDFSEFYNNPLYKRVSDLTDHQRKHACPPPPLPTRRRDHGPRVARKSPRQHPIRVPPPGPPRSPSPRQPSPRRDADIVRASIRRHSFAKPRQTPNKEDAPEPETGHGAIFNAHVERNFQQNVDRVLGPEHVDKYENCADMVEKAKEELEDKPEGSHRLGRPWTKEEFDKAARLTE from the coding sequence ATGTCTACTCAGCACAACTacctcgaggaggaggaagacttcTCGGAGTTCTACAACAACCCCCTCTACAAGCGCGTCTCTGACCTGACCGATCATCAGCGAAAGCATGCTTGCCCGCCTCCTCCCCTCCCTACTCGTCGTCGAGACCATGGCCCCAGAGTCGCCCGAAAGTCTCCCCGCCAGCACCCTATTCGGGTGCCCCCCCCTGGCCCCCCTCGCTCCCCCTCCCCACGACAACCCTCCCCACGCCGGGACGCCGATATTGTTAGGGCCTCCATCCGAAGACACTCATTCGCAAAGCCTCGACAGACCCCAAACAAGGAGGATGCCCCCGAGCCAGAGACCGGCCATGGGGCAATCTTCAACGCGCACGTCGAACGCAACTTCCAGCAGAACGTCGACCGCGTCCTCGGCCCCGAACACGTTGACAAGTACGAGAACTGTGCCGACATGGTGGAGAAGGCCaaagaggagcttgaggacAAGCCTGAGGGATCTCATCGGCTCGGACGTCCCTGGACCAAGGAGGAGTTTGACAAGGCTGCGAGATTGACGGAGTAG